A window of Rhododendron vialii isolate Sample 1 chromosome 11a, ASM3025357v1 contains these coding sequences:
- the LOC131308038 gene encoding protein XAP5 CIRCADIAN TIMEKEEPER, which yields MSGMGDGYVGTAQDAVRIRRLEKQREAERRKIQELKNKTASTQGQPGLLQFGSSTSEILETAFKKETVGLVTREEYVEKRVNIRTKIEEEEKEKLQKLQQEEEELQAQKRQKRKVKGNPRLSFSEDIENGSEEEDEDNKSREPKRLALGKFGKDPTVETSFLPDSEREAEEQAERERLRKQWLREQEQIRNEPLEITYSYWDGAGHRRVLQLRKGDTIGEFLRAVQQQLAPEFREIRTTSVENLLYVKEDLIIPHQHSFYELIVNKARGKSGPLFHFDVHEDVRTIADATIEKDESHAGKVVERHWYEKNKHIFPASRWEIYDPTRKWERYTIHGD from the exons ATGTCGGGTATGGGAGACGGGTACGTGGGCACGGCCCAAGACGCGGTGAGGATCCGGAGGCTCGAGAAGcagagagaagccgagaggaGGAAAATCCAGGAGCTCAAAAACAAGACTGCTTCTACCCAAGGCCAACCGGGTCTCCTCCAATTCGGGTCCAGTACCTCCGAG ATTCTTGAGACTGCGTTCAAGAAGGAAACAGTTGGTCTGGTTACTAGGGAGGAATATGTTGAGAAG AGGGTTAATATTCGGAccaaaattgaagaagaagagaaggagaaaCTTCAGAAGCTACAACAAGA GGAGGAGGAGCTTCAAGCACAAAAGAGGCAAAAGCGGAAGGTAAAGGGGAACCCCCGATTATCTTTCTCTGAAGATATTGAAAATGGAAGTGAGGAGGAAGATGAGGATAACA AAAGTAGAGAACCAAAGAGGCTTGCACTTGGAAAGTTTGGCAAAGATCCCACTGTAGAAACTAGCTTTTTGCCTGACAG TGAGAGGGAAGCAGAGGAACAAGCAGAGCGTGAAAGGCTGCGGAAACAGTGGCTTCGTGAGCAGGAACAGATTCGAA acGAGCCTCTTGAAATCACTTACAGTTACTGGGATGGAGCAGGCCATAGGAGGGTTCTCCAG CTTCGCAAAGGAGATACAATCGGAGAGTTTCTCCGGGCTGTTCAGCAGCAACTTGCCCCTGAGTTTCGAGAGATTCGAACAACTTCAGTGGAGAACCTGCTTTATGTAAaggaagatcttattattcctCAT CAACACAGTTTCTATGAGCTGATTGTCAACAAGGCAAGGGGGAAAAGTGGGCCG CTTTTCCATTTTGACGTGCACGAGGACGTGCGAACAATTGCTGATGCAACCATTGAGAAGGACGAG TCCCATGCTGGTAAAGTTGTTGAGAGACACTGGTATGAAAAGAACAAGCACATCTTCCCTGCTTCAAGATGGGAG ATATATGATCCAACAAGGAAGTGGGAGCGGTACACAATCCATGGGGATTAA
- the LOC131308039 gene encoding translocon-associated protein subunit alpha isoform X1, which produces MRIGFFLSILAFLLLSSPSLQVARSQEVADVAEAAIEAGDLGIVGDDVQDFTDGNFSPALGVETVCVFPKNPSRSGIAGEESELLVGMKNEGETNVDIIAIKASVHLSYDHRLVVQNLSAQGFNNASVPPSAQATFPYVFGVSKFLQPGTFDLVGTIIYEIDQNPYQSTFYNGTFEVTETSGPLSVESVFLFFLGIGLVGLLGIWIRSQIQHLSKKTKRQPKVEVGTKTTDASMDEWLQVRGVWAGLRTHSLFSSHVRSKAGHSRRDQRIHKIILSLAWLEQVAKFQIRNV; this is translated from the exons atgaGGATTGGTTTCTTCCTCAGTATCCTAGcttttctcctcctctcctctccctccctccaaG TTGCTAGGTCTCAAGAAGTTGCTGACGTTGCCGAAGCTGCTATAGAAGCAGGTGATCTTGGGATTGTAGGTGATGATGTCCAAGATTTCACGGACGGGAATTTTAGTCCAGCTCTAGGAGTGGAAACAGTCTGCGTTTTCCCAAAAAATCCTTCACGAT CCGGGATTGCAGGGGAAGAGAGTGAACTCTTGGTTGGAATGAAAAATGAGG GGGAAACAAATGTGGATATTATTGCAATCAAGGCCAGTGTTCATCTTTCTTATGATCATCGTCTTGTGGTTCAAAACCTTTCTGCACAG GGTTTCAACAATGCTTCAGTTCCTCCCTCAGCTCAAGCTACTTTTCCATACGTGTTTGGTGTCAGCAAATTTTTGCAG CCTGGAACATTTGATCTTGTGGGCACCATTATCTATGAGATAGACCAGAACCCGTACCAGAGCACATTCTACAATGGTACCTTTGAAGTTACTGAAACTAGTGGCCCTCTCAGTGTTGAGTCAGTTTTCCTGTTTTTCCTTGGAATTGGCCTTGTTGGCCTTCTTGGAATATGGATTCGTAGTCAGATACAGCACCTTTCCAAG AAAACTAAGAGGCAACCTAAGGTGGAAGTTGGAACCAAGACAACTGATGCCTCAATGGACGAGTGGTTGCAG GTTAGGGGTGTTTGGGCCGGCTTACGCACACATTCACTATTTTCCTCCCATGTCCGGTCGAAGGCAGGCCATTCACGCCGGGATCAGAGGATTCACAAGATAATTCTCTCGTTGGCCTGGCTCGAACAGGTTGCCAAGTTTCAAATTCGGAATGTCTGA
- the LOC131308039 gene encoding translocon-associated protein subunit alpha isoform X2, translating into MRIGFFLSILAFLLLSSPSLQVARSQEVADVAEAAIEAGDLGIVGDDVQDFTDGNFSPALGVETVCVFPKNPSRSGIAGEESELLVGMKNEGETNVDIIAIKASVHLSYDHRLVVQNLSAQGFNNASVPPSAQATFPYVFGVSKFLQPGTFDLVGTIIYEIDQNPYQSTFYNGTFEVTETSGPLSVESVFLFFLGIGLVGLLGIWIRSQIQHLSKKTKRQPKVEVGTKTTDASMDEWLQGTAYTQSLANKSKKK; encoded by the exons atgaGGATTGGTTTCTTCCTCAGTATCCTAGcttttctcctcctctcctctccctccctccaaG TTGCTAGGTCTCAAGAAGTTGCTGACGTTGCCGAAGCTGCTATAGAAGCAGGTGATCTTGGGATTGTAGGTGATGATGTCCAAGATTTCACGGACGGGAATTTTAGTCCAGCTCTAGGAGTGGAAACAGTCTGCGTTTTCCCAAAAAATCCTTCACGAT CCGGGATTGCAGGGGAAGAGAGTGAACTCTTGGTTGGAATGAAAAATGAGG GGGAAACAAATGTGGATATTATTGCAATCAAGGCCAGTGTTCATCTTTCTTATGATCATCGTCTTGTGGTTCAAAACCTTTCTGCACAG GGTTTCAACAATGCTTCAGTTCCTCCCTCAGCTCAAGCTACTTTTCCATACGTGTTTGGTGTCAGCAAATTTTTGCAG CCTGGAACATTTGATCTTGTGGGCACCATTATCTATGAGATAGACCAGAACCCGTACCAGAGCACATTCTACAATGGTACCTTTGAAGTTACTGAAACTAGTGGCCCTCTCAGTGTTGAGTCAGTTTTCCTGTTTTTCCTTGGAATTGGCCTTGTTGGCCTTCTTGGAATATGGATTCGTAGTCAGATACAGCACCTTTCCAAG AAAACTAAGAGGCAACCTAAGGTGGAAGTTGGAACCAAGACAACTGATGCCTCAATGGACGAGTGGTTGCAG ggaACTGCATATACTCAATCACTGGCcaacaaatcaaaaaagaagTAG
- the LOC131308036 gene encoding proline-rich protein 4-like: MGTHDSLSRGVILGFWVVLVFGTSFCYGADKNVLEVVGMGECADCAESNIQTSHAFSGLGVTIDCKSPNGEFKTRAHGQLDKEGNFKAALPQAIFEDGKLKEECYAQLHSASATPCPAHDGLESSKIIVKSDGNNKQTFTTAGKLRFSPATCTSAFLWPYFKYPPLKNFGHPFPHKVFPPIYKKPLPPHVPLFKKPLPPPIPIYKKPLPPPIPIYKKPFPPHISYFKKPLPPPIPIFKKPLPPPIPIYKKPLPPPIPIYKKPLPPPVPIYKKPLPPPVPIYKPKLPPYKKLLPPPIPIYKPKPPVFKPPPYKKPLPPPVPIYEPKPPVFKPPPYKKPLPPPIPIYKPKPPVFKPPPFKKPLPPPIPIYKKPLPPPIPIYKKPLPPPIPIYKKPLPPPVPIYKKPLPPFPVHPPLSKLPPFSKIPPKYFHHPKLGSWPPLPPFSPHA; encoded by the exons ATGGGGACTCATGATTCCCTCAGTAGAGGGGTAATTCTGGGATTTTGGGTGGTGTTGGTTTTTGGCACTAGCTTCTGCTATGGGGCTGACAAGAATGTTCTTGAGGTGGTTGGCATGGGAGAGTGCGCAGATTGTGCAGAGAGTAATATCCAGACCAGTCATGCCTTTTCGG GCCTTGGAGTGACCATTGACTGCAAATCCCCAAATGGAGAATTCAAAACAAGAGCCCACGGCCAACTCGACAAAGAAGGCAACTTCAAAGCAGCCCTTCCCCAAGCAATTTTCGAAGACGGAAAACTGAAGGAAGAGTGCTACGCACAGCTCCACAGCGCATCCGCCACCCCGTGCCCTGCCCACGACGGCCTCGAATCCTCCAAAATCATCGTCAAATCCGACGGCAACAACAAGCAAACCTTCACCACCGCCGGAAAGCTCAGATTCTCGCCGGCGACTTGCACCTCTGCCTTCCTGTGGCCCTACTTCAAGTACCCGCCTCTAAAAAACTTCGGCCACCCCTTCCCCCACAAGGTCTTCCCTCCAATTTACAAAAAACCGTTACCTCCACATGTACCACTTTTCAAAAAGCCGTTACCACCACCAATACCAATTTACAAAAAGCCGTTACCGCCACCAATACCAATTTACAAAAAACCGTTCCCTCCACATATTTCATATTTCAAAAAGCCATTACCGCCACCAATACCAATTTTCAAAAAGCCGTTACCGCCACCGATACCAATTTACAAAAAGCCCCTTCCCCCACCAATACCGATTTACAAAAAGCCGCTTCCCCCACCAGTCCCGATCTACAAAAAGCCTCTCCCGCCTCCCGTTCCAATTTACAAACCAAAGCTGCCTCCGTACAAAAAGCTGCTTCCGCCACCCATTCCAATTTATAAGCCAAAACCACCAGTGTTTAAGCCACCTCCGTACAAAAAGCCGCTTCCCCCACCAGTCCCAATCTACGAGCCAAAACCACCGGTGTTCAAGCCGCCTCCATACAAAAAGCCGCTTCCCCCACCAATCCCAATCTACAAGCCAAAACCACCGGTGTTCAAGCCGCCTCCATTCAAAAAGCCGCTTCCGCCACCGATCCCAATTTACAAAAAACCGCTTCCACCACCGATCCCGATTTACAAAAAACCACTTCCGCCACCAATCCCAATTTACAAAAAGCCGCTTCCGCCTCCGGTCCCGATATACAAAAAGCCCCTTCCACCATTCCCAGTCCATCCACCACTTTCTAAGCTACCTCCCTTCTCTAAAATACCCCCAAAGTATTTCCACCATCCCAAGCTTGGGTCATGGCCTCCCTTGCCTCCTTTCTCTCCTCATGCTTAG
- the LOC131308037 gene encoding probable serine/threonine-protein kinase PBL15 isoform X2: MGSPSPESTLRKKARFLQLDASIFSADGMLHGKDMLSPKPRKYQEAELEKLTNNYDEKYFIGRTQFGKLYRAKIDSHVTGAESRYVTVKIWDQEQERFYREACCNVMYDEEVRFLRDPTVNHHPNLVKFIGYCPGEVKGVVYDLDPIDTLHNLTRKESFTWPQSIKTILCFARLLEFLHGQAKPYLLLNINAAHIVLDQDWNPILLDFSIMSGGVLGERGPDKKHIFMSVGYVDPFLISPGYGEWWEAWSDVFSFGVVLLGTIAKRVLELKEIVLSDTPLTDEWAKIEYKDGCSLVHRSLAEDPYFEESDGTKITTLGMQCIDDNPERRPTMKEAVERLKSLLVVQRHADALGV; this comes from the exons ATGGAATGCTGCATGGGAAAGATATGCTATCTCCAAAGCCACGCAAATATCAGGAGGCAGAGTTAGAAAAACTCACAAACAATTATGATGAGAAGTACTTTATTGGACGGACTCAGTTTGGAAAACTATACCGTGCAAAGATCGACTCGCATGTGACTGGTGCAGAATCCCGATATGTGACAGTGAAGATATGGGATCAGGAACAAGAGCGCTTCTACAGAGAAGCTTGTTGCAATGTCATGTACGAT GAAGAAGTAAGGTTTCTGAGAGATCCTACCGTAAATCATCATCCAAACTTGGTGAAATTCATTGGCTATTGCCCTGGAGAAGTAAAAGGTGTTGTTTATGATCTGGATCCTATAGATACTCTGCATAACCTGACGAGAAAAG AATCGTTTACCTGGCCTCAGAGCATTAAGACAATTCTTTGTTTTGCACGTCTTCTTGAGTTTCTGCATGGTCAAGCAAAGCCGTACCTGCTTCTGAATATTAATGCAGCTCATATAGTCCTTGATCAG gATTGGAATCCAATTTTGTTGGACTTTTCGATTATGAGTGGAGGGGTTCTTGGTGAACGGGGCCCGGACAAAAAACATATATTTATGTCTGTTGGCTATGTTGATCCATTTTTGATCTCTCCAG GATATGGTGAATGGTGGGAGGCATGGTCAGATGTCTTTTCATTTGGCGTTGTTCTTCTGGGAACAATAGCCAAAAGGGTTCTTGAGTTGAAAGAAATTGTTTTGAGTGATACTCCTCTGACAGATGAATGGGCTAAGATTGAGTACAAGGACGGCTGTTCTCTTGTCCACAGGAGCTTAGCAGAAGATCCATACTTTGAGGAGAGCGATGGTACCAAAATAACAACACTGGGGATGCAATGCATAGACGACAATCCAGAGAGGCGGCCCACCATGAAGGAAGCTGTTGAGCGCCTCAAGAGCTTACTGGTAGTTCAGCGTCATGCTGATGCTTTAGGCGTCTGA
- the LOC131308037 gene encoding probable serine/threonine-protein kinase PBL15 isoform X1, which produces MGSSSPESPLPKKARFLQLDASIFSADGMLHGKDMLSPKPRKYQEAELEKLTNNYDEKYFIGRTQFGKLYRAKIDSHVTGAESRYVTVKIWDQEQERFYREACCNVMYDEEVRFLRDPTVNHHPNLVKFIGYCPGEVKGVVYDLDPIDTLHNLTRKESFTWPQSIKTILCFARLLEFLHGQAKPYLLLNINAAHIVLDQDWNPILLDFSIMSGGVLGERGPDKKHIFMSVGYVDPFLISPGYGEWWEAWSDVFSFGVVLLGTIAKRVLELKEIVLSDTPLTDEWAKIEYKDGCSLVHRSLAEDPYFEESDGTKITTLGMQCIDDNPERRPTMKEAVERLKSLLVVQRHADALGV; this is translated from the exons ATGGGTTCGTCGTCACCTGAATCTCCTCTTCCGAAGAAGGCTAGATTTCTCCAGCTAGACGCTTCAATCTTTTCCGCAG ATGGAATGCTGCATGGGAAAGATATGCTATCTCCAAAGCCACGCAAATATCAGGAGGCAGAGTTAGAAAAACTCACAAACAATTATGATGAGAAGTACTTTATTGGACGGACTCAGTTTGGAAAACTATACCGTGCAAAGATCGACTCGCATGTGACTGGTGCAGAATCCCGATATGTGACAGTGAAGATATGGGATCAGGAACAAGAGCGCTTCTACAGAGAAGCTTGTTGCAATGTCATGTACGAT GAAGAAGTAAGGTTTCTGAGAGATCCTACCGTAAATCATCATCCAAACTTGGTGAAATTCATTGGCTATTGCCCTGGAGAAGTAAAAGGTGTTGTTTATGATCTGGATCCTATAGATACTCTGCATAACCTGACGAGAAAAG AATCGTTTACCTGGCCTCAGAGCATTAAGACAATTCTTTGTTTTGCACGTCTTCTTGAGTTTCTGCATGGTCAAGCAAAGCCGTACCTGCTTCTGAATATTAATGCAGCTCATATAGTCCTTGATCAG gATTGGAATCCAATTTTGTTGGACTTTTCGATTATGAGTGGAGGGGTTCTTGGTGAACGGGGCCCGGACAAAAAACATATATTTATGTCTGTTGGCTATGTTGATCCATTTTTGATCTCTCCAG GATATGGTGAATGGTGGGAGGCATGGTCAGATGTCTTTTCATTTGGCGTTGTTCTTCTGGGAACAATAGCCAAAAGGGTTCTTGAGTTGAAAGAAATTGTTTTGAGTGATACTCCTCTGACAGATGAATGGGCTAAGATTGAGTACAAGGACGGCTGTTCTCTTGTCCACAGGAGCTTAGCAGAAGATCCATACTTTGAGGAGAGCGATGGTACCAAAATAACAACACTGGGGATGCAATGCATAGACGACAATCCAGAGAGGCGGCCCACCATGAAGGAAGCTGTTGAGCGCCTCAAGAGCTTACTGGTAGTTCAGCGTCATGCTGATGCTTTAGGCGTCTGA